The following are encoded together in the Zingiber officinale cultivar Zhangliang chromosome 8A, Zo_v1.1, whole genome shotgun sequence genome:
- the LOC122009858 gene encoding neutral/alkaline invertase 1, mitochondrial-like, with protein sequence MIRVMNVIGSMGLAVAVRPCCRLFAAHIFTRCPGQYCLRSLPHSRSSAGWVRTAVAQSKGGAPFSARQVSDSVGPLSGTVPGAEKAFERIVVPDHTEAKHLVVESAVPLKEKKAAKVEVKRVEDKEQAEETKGKDVSESKKEAWRLLKNAVVSYCGSPVGTMAANDPFAELLNYDQVFIRDFVPSALAFLLKGETEIVRNFLLHTLQLQSWEKTVDCYSPGQGLMPASFKVRNIPKGSKGEFEEVLDPDFGESAIGRVAPVDSGLWWIILLRAYGKITGDYALQQRIDVQTGIRLILNLCLSDGFDMFPTLLVTDGSCMIDRRMGIHGHPLEIQALFYGALRCSREMIVSSDGSKSLLRAINNRLSALSFHIREYYWADMKKVNEIYRYKTEEYSQDAINKFNIYPEQIPHWLVDWIPEKGGYFIGNLQPAHMDFRFFSLGNLWAISSSLATPWQAEGILDLIEDKWNDLVGTMPLKICYPAIEDEEWQITTGSDPKNTPWSYHNGGSWPTLMWQFTLACIKMGRPELARKAISVAEKRLSKEKWPEYYDAPTGRFIGKQSRLYQTWTVAGFLTSKLLTENPGMASMLTFDEDLELLEGCACSLIKSPRTKCSRNVAKSHVFL encoded by the exons ATGATCCGTGTGATGAATGTAATCGGATCCATGGGGCTCGCCGTCGCCGTGAGGCCTTGCTGCCGCCTCTTCGCGGCCCATATTTTCACAAGATGCCCGGGCCAGTACTGCCTCCGCTCGCTCCCGCATAGCCGATCCTCCGCTGGATGGGTCCGCACTGCTGTCGCTCAGTCGAAGGGTGGGGCCCCGTTCTCTGCCCGACAAGTCTCGGACTCAGTTGGCCCCTTGTCCGGGACCGTGCCCGGCGCCGAGAAGGCTTTCGAGCGGATCGTCGTCCCGGACCACACTGAAGCGAAGCATCTTGTCGTCGAGAGTGCGGTGCCGTTGAAAGAGAAGAAGGCTGCAAAAGTGGAAGTAAAGAGGGTGGAAGACAAGGAGCAGGCGGAGGAAACGAAGGGCAAGGACGTGTCGGAATCGAAGAAGGAGGCGTGGCGGTTGTTGAAGAATGCGGTGGTGAGTTATTGCGGGAGTCCGGTGGGGACGATGGCGGCGAACGATCCCTTCGCGGAGCTGCTCAATTACGACCAGGTCTTCATCCGCGACTTCGTGCCGTCAGCCCTAGCTTTTTTGCTTAAAGGGGAGACGGAGATCGTTCGGAACTTCCTTCTCCACACCTTGCAATTGCAG AGTTGGGAAAAGACTGTGGATTGCTACAGCCCTGGTCAAGGCTTGATGCCAGCTAGCTTTAAGGTTAGAAATATTCCTAAGGGAAGCAAGGGAGAATTTGAGGAGGTCTTGGACCCTGATTTTGGTGAATCAGCCATTGGTCGCGTTGCTCCAGTAGATTCCG GATTGTGGTGGATCATCCTGCTAAGAGCTTATGGAAAGATTACTGGAGATTATGCTTTGCAACAGAGAATCGATGTGCAAACTGGCATTAGACTGATTTTAAATTTATGCTTATCAGATGGGTTTGACATGTTTCCTACTCTGCTTGTCACTGATGGGTCTTGCATGATAGATCGCCGAATGGGAATCCATGGACACCCTCTCGAAATCCAG GCACTGTTCTATGGTGCATTGCGTTGTTCGCGTGAAATGATTGTTTCCAGTGATGGTTCAAAGAGCCTACTGCGTGCTATTAACAACAGACTTAGTGCATTGTCATTTCACATCAGAGAATACTATTGGGCAGATATGAAAAAGGTCAATGAGATATATCGTTACAAAACTGAAGAATATTCTCAAGATGCTATTAACAAGTTCAACATATACCCTGAGCAAATCCCTCATTGGTTAGTGGATTGGATCCCTGAAAAAGGTGGCTACTTCATTGGCAACCTTCAGCCAGCACACATGGATTTTAGGTTCTTTTCACTTGGTAATTTATGGGCCATTTCATCATCTTTAGCCACTCCTTGGCAAGCTGAGGGCatccttgatctgatcgaagacAAATGGAATGACCTTGTTGGGACTATGCCTCTTAAGATATGCTACCCTGCTATAGAGGATGAAGAATGGCAGATAACTACTGGAAGTGATCCAAAAAATAC ACCTTGGTCATATCATAATGGAGGATCATGGCCTACTCTTATGTGGCAG TTCACATTAGCGTGCATCAAAATGGGTCGGCCTGAATTAGCCAGGAAGGCAATCAGTGTAGCCGAGAAGCGGCTTTCAAAGGAAAAGTGGCCTGAATATTATGATGCCCCAACTGGGAGATTTATTGGAAAGCAATCGCGACTTTATCAGACATGGACTGTTGCAGGGTTCCTTACATCAAAGTTGCTGACTGAGAATCCTGGGATGGCATCCATGCTTACATTTGATGAGGATCTGGAGCTCCTGGAGGGCTGTGCCTGCAGCCTAATAAAGAGTCCTCGTACCAAATGCTCACGAAATGTGGCAAAGTCGCACGTCTTTCTGTAA